Proteins from a genomic interval of Capsicum annuum cultivar UCD-10X-F1 chromosome 4, UCD10Xv1.1, whole genome shotgun sequence:
- the LOC107866942 gene encoding purple acid phosphatase 2 isoform X1, whose amino-acid sequence MVEQSVYSGFLCLLIGLILITKIQLCVGGITSDYVRNYNSNVDMPLDSDVFQVPHGYNAPQQVYITQGDHDGKGVIVSWTTPNEPGANTVLYWTENSCVKSSAEGFVVRYKYCNYTSGYIHHCTINDLEFDTKYYYEVGLGNTTRQFWFVTPPKPGPYVPYTFGLIGDLGQTYDSNSTLTHYELSPLKGQTLLFVGDLSYADNYPFHNNIRWDTWGRFIERSAAYQPWIWSAGNHEIDFVPEIGESKPFVPYKHRFSTPYRASESTSPLWYSIKRASAYIIVMSSYSAFGKYTPQWKWLTNELPKVDRSETPWLIVLMHCPMYSSYVHHYMEGETMRVIYEPWFVKYKVDVVFAGHVHAYERSESVSNVAYNIINGKCSPVKDEFAPVYITIGDGGNQEGLATEMTQPQPRYSAYREASFGHGILDIKNRTHAYFGWHRNHDGFAVEADTLWLLNRYWKLKERVAVS is encoded by the exons aTGGTTGAGCAGAGTGTTTATTCTGGATTTCTATGTTTACTAATAGGCTTAATTTTGATTACCAAAATTCAGTTGTGTGTGGGTGGAATAACTAGTGATTATGTGAGAAATTATAATTCTAATGTTGATATGCCATTGGACAGTGATGTATTTCAAGTGCCACATGGTTACAATGCTCCCCAGCAG GTCTACATAACACAAGGTGATCATGATGGAAAGGGTGTGATCGTTTCTTGGACTACACCTAATGAACCGGGCGCAAATACAGTCCTCTATTGGACCGAAAATAGTTGTGTGAAGAGCTCTGCTGAGGGCTTTGTTGTTCGCTACAAGTACTGCAATTACACGTCTGGATATATTCATCACTGTACCATCAACGATCTGGAG TTTGATACAAAGTACTATTATGAAGTGGGCTTAGGAAATACAACCAGACAGTTTTGGTTTGTAACTCCTCCAAAGCCTGGACCCTATGTTCCTTATACATTCGGTCTCATTG GGGATCTTGGtcagacctacgactccaataGCACACTGACTCATTACGAGTTGAGTCCTCTGAAGGGCCAGACTTTACTCTTTGTTGGAGACCTCTCTTATGCTGATAATTATCCATTTCATAACAACATACGATGGGACACATGGGGGAGATTTATCGAGAGAAGTGCAGCATATCAACCTTGGATTTGGAGTGCCGGAaatcatgaaattgattttgTTCCTGAAATT GGCGAATCTAAACCTTTCGTACCTTACAAGCACCGATTTTCTACACCTTACAGAGCATCAGAAAGTACTTCTCCGCTTTGGTACTCTATAAAGAGAGCTTCGGCCTATATAATCGTCATGTCTTCTTATTCAGCTTTCG GTAAATACACTCCTCAGTGGAAATGGTTAACAAATGAGTTACCTAAAGTTGACAGGAGTGAGACACCATGGCTCATTGTACTCATGCATTGTCCTATGTACAGTAGTTATGTACATCACTATATGGAAGGGGAAACAATGCGCGTTATATATGAGCCATGGTTTGTGAAGTACAAGGTGGACGTTGTCTTTGCTGGTCATGTTCATGCCTACGAACGATCA GAGAGTGTATCAAACGTCGCCTACAACATCATAAATGGGAAATGCAGTCCAGTTAAGGATGAATTTGCCCCTGTATATATTACCATTGGAGATGGAGGAAATCAAGAAGGATTGGCTACAGA GATGACACAACCACAGCCAAGGTATTCTGCATATCGTGAAGCAAGCTTTGGGCACGGTATATTGGATATCAAGAACAGAACTCATGCCTATTTTGGTTGGCATCGTAACCATGATGGATTCGCGGTTGAAGCAGATACGTTATGGCTTCTTAACAGATACTGGAAATTGAAGGAACGCGTAGCTGTTTCATGA
- the LOC107866942 gene encoding purple acid phosphatase 2 isoform X2, giving the protein MWILKVYITQGDHDGKGVIVSWTTPNEPGANTVLYWTENSCVKSSAEGFVVRYKYCNYTSGYIHHCTINDLEFDTKYYYEVGLGNTTRQFWFVTPPKPGPYVPYTFGLIGDLGQTYDSNSTLTHYELSPLKGQTLLFVGDLSYADNYPFHNNIRWDTWGRFIERSAAYQPWIWSAGNHEIDFVPEIGESKPFVPYKHRFSTPYRASESTSPLWYSIKRASAYIIVMSSYSAFGKYTPQWKWLTNELPKVDRSETPWLIVLMHCPMYSSYVHHYMEGETMRVIYEPWFVKYKVDVVFAGHVHAYERSESVSNVAYNIINGKCSPVKDEFAPVYITIGDGGNQEGLATEMTQPQPRYSAYREASFGHGILDIKNRTHAYFGWHRNHDGFAVEADTLWLLNRYWKLKERVAVS; this is encoded by the exons ATGTGGATCTTGAAGGTCTACATAACACAAGGTGATCATGATGGAAAGGGTGTGATCGTTTCTTGGACTACACCTAATGAACCGGGCGCAAATACAGTCCTCTATTGGACCGAAAATAGTTGTGTGAAGAGCTCTGCTGAGGGCTTTGTTGTTCGCTACAAGTACTGCAATTACACGTCTGGATATATTCATCACTGTACCATCAACGATCTGGAG TTTGATACAAAGTACTATTATGAAGTGGGCTTAGGAAATACAACCAGACAGTTTTGGTTTGTAACTCCTCCAAAGCCTGGACCCTATGTTCCTTATACATTCGGTCTCATTG GGGATCTTGGtcagacctacgactccaataGCACACTGACTCATTACGAGTTGAGTCCTCTGAAGGGCCAGACTTTACTCTTTGTTGGAGACCTCTCTTATGCTGATAATTATCCATTTCATAACAACATACGATGGGACACATGGGGGAGATTTATCGAGAGAAGTGCAGCATATCAACCTTGGATTTGGAGTGCCGGAaatcatgaaattgattttgTTCCTGAAATT GGCGAATCTAAACCTTTCGTACCTTACAAGCACCGATTTTCTACACCTTACAGAGCATCAGAAAGTACTTCTCCGCTTTGGTACTCTATAAAGAGAGCTTCGGCCTATATAATCGTCATGTCTTCTTATTCAGCTTTCG GTAAATACACTCCTCAGTGGAAATGGTTAACAAATGAGTTACCTAAAGTTGACAGGAGTGAGACACCATGGCTCATTGTACTCATGCATTGTCCTATGTACAGTAGTTATGTACATCACTATATGGAAGGGGAAACAATGCGCGTTATATATGAGCCATGGTTTGTGAAGTACAAGGTGGACGTTGTCTTTGCTGGTCATGTTCATGCCTACGAACGATCA GAGAGTGTATCAAACGTCGCCTACAACATCATAAATGGGAAATGCAGTCCAGTTAAGGATGAATTTGCCCCTGTATATATTACCATTGGAGATGGAGGAAATCAAGAAGGATTGGCTACAGA GATGACACAACCACAGCCAAGGTATTCTGCATATCGTGAAGCAAGCTTTGGGCACGGTATATTGGATATCAAGAACAGAACTCATGCCTATTTTGGTTGGCATCGTAACCATGATGGATTCGCGGTTGAAGCAGATACGTTATGGCTTCTTAACAGATACTGGAAATTGAAGGAACGCGTAGCTGTTTCATGA